The Peribacillus simplex genome contains a region encoding:
- a CDS encoding alpha-ketoacid dehydrogenase subunit beta, with product MGKNLTMLQAITEAMDQMLGHDDRVMIMGEDIGVNGGVFRSTEGLYEKYGKDRVVDTPLAESGIIGSAIGLALNGMLPIVEIQFLAFIYPGFEQLVSHAARMRYRTRGQFGVPLLIRTPYGAGIRGPELHSESVETFFAHTPGLKVVAPSNPYDAKGLLISALEDPDPVIFLEPTKLYRAFKEEVPDEMYRIPIGQAKVVQEGSDLTIYAWGAMLREALNAAKKIEAEKGWKCEVVDLRTLYPLDRDTIVQSIKKTGRALIVHEAHKTAGLGAEIISIINDEALIYLKAPIKRVTGFDVPVPPFTIEDHYLPTVDRVKQGIVETLSF from the coding sequence ATGGGCAAAAATTTAACGATGCTCCAGGCCATTACGGAAGCGATGGACCAAATGCTGGGTCATGATGATCGCGTGATGATCATGGGTGAGGATATTGGAGTGAATGGCGGGGTTTTTCGATCGACGGAAGGACTTTATGAGAAGTATGGAAAAGATCGAGTCGTTGATACGCCATTAGCTGAATCGGGAATCATCGGCTCTGCCATTGGTTTAGCCCTTAACGGAATGCTGCCCATAGTAGAGATACAGTTTCTCGCCTTTATTTATCCGGGATTCGAACAACTCGTTTCCCATGCTGCCCGTATGAGGTATCGCACCCGTGGGCAATTTGGGGTTCCCCTTTTAATCCGTACTCCATATGGTGCAGGAATCAGGGGCCCCGAACTGCATTCCGAAAGTGTCGAAACCTTTTTTGCCCATACCCCGGGTTTAAAGGTGGTTGCACCAAGTAATCCATATGATGCAAAAGGGCTGCTCATTTCAGCCCTTGAAGATCCAGATCCGGTGATTTTTTTGGAACCGACTAAATTGTATCGGGCTTTCAAGGAAGAAGTTCCCGACGAGATGTACAGGATACCAATCGGTCAAGCAAAAGTGGTCCAGGAGGGAAGTGACCTGACCATATATGCATGGGGGGCCATGTTAAGGGAGGCATTGAATGCCGCGAAGAAGATTGAAGCAGAAAAAGGCTGGAAGTGTGAAGTGGTCGATCTGCGAACATTATACCCTTTAGATAGGGATACGATCGTGCAATCCATCAAAAAGACAGGTCGTGCATTGATCGTCCATGAAGCCCATAAGACTGCCGGATTAGGTGCGGAGATTATCTCCATCATTAATGATGAAGCTCTTATTTACCTGAAAGCGCCGATTAAGCGTGTAACAGGATTTGATGTACCGGTTCCGCCGTTTACAATAGAAGATCATTATTTACCGACTGTTGACCGTGTAAAACAAGGAATTGTCGAAACGTTATCATTTTAA
- a CDS encoding amino acid permease, with product MESNGGSLQKKLLPRHISMMAMGGAIGTGIFKGSAETISLAGPGVIFTYIFAGLLLLVVMGAIAEMAIVYPNTNMKGFVRKAFGNRFSFIIGWMYCFMWLSVCVIEVVVAGSFLQYWLPAIPLWILSLGCAAFIIGINMMNVKNYGEFEFWFAGIKITMIIVFIILGACILFGVIPSGGSNYLQNFTGHGGFFPNGWMSIFSALLIVMFSYGGSELIGVTVTEAKDAERILPKVIKNYIWRVVLFFTLPILVICGLIPWNEISDQASPFVQVLSMSGFQGSAHIMNFILITAVLSAANSGIYGCTRMLHSLAAEGEAPKSFSYVSKNGVPLYSLILSAFVLIVGSMVTFVAQDKAFTLLMAFPGFVVSLVWISICLAQLKLRNSYPKAPSFKLWGFPYVTLFAVITLSIICVTFVFNEQNRISIIACLIVLASLISISIFKFKSGDLQETTMIEKDIAK from the coding sequence ATGGAGTCAAATGGTGGGTCACTGCAAAAGAAATTATTGCCGCGGCATATTAGCATGATGGCAATGGGAGGGGCAATAGGTACCGGGATTTTTAAAGGAAGTGCCGAAACCATATCATTAGCAGGGCCAGGAGTCATATTCACTTATATTTTTGCAGGATTATTACTGCTTGTAGTCATGGGTGCTATAGCGGAAATGGCAATTGTCTATCCAAATACGAATATGAAAGGTTTCGTTCGGAAAGCATTCGGTAACCGCTTTTCATTCATCATAGGCTGGATGTATTGTTTCATGTGGCTATCCGTATGTGTCATTGAGGTAGTGGTGGCAGGAAGCTTTTTGCAGTATTGGCTCCCAGCAATCCCGCTTTGGATATTAAGTTTAGGGTGTGCTGCTTTCATCATTGGGATTAACATGATGAATGTCAAAAATTATGGTGAATTCGAATTTTGGTTTGCTGGCATTAAAATTACAATGATCATCGTATTCATCATATTGGGAGCCTGTATTTTATTTGGAGTCATCCCAAGCGGCGGATCTAATTATCTACAAAACTTCACCGGGCATGGAGGATTTTTCCCAAATGGGTGGATGTCCATCTTTTCGGCATTACTGATCGTCATGTTCTCCTATGGTGGTTCAGAGTTAATAGGGGTGACGGTAACCGAAGCAAAGGATGCGGAACGCATTTTACCGAAGGTCATTAAAAACTATATTTGGAGAGTCGTATTATTTTTCACCTTACCGATACTTGTAATCTGCGGTTTGATTCCTTGGAACGAAATTAGCGACCAGGCAAGTCCGTTTGTACAAGTTTTGTCAATGTCCGGTTTTCAGGGATCTGCACATATCATGAATTTCATTTTAATTACGGCCGTCTTATCTGCCGCTAACTCTGGAATATATGGGTGTACCCGCATGCTGCATTCTTTGGCTGCAGAAGGGGAAGCTCCCAAGTCGTTCTCTTATGTATCAAAAAATGGTGTTCCTTTGTATAGTTTGATATTAAGTGCATTTGTATTGATCGTCGGCTCCATGGTTACTTTCGTTGCACAGGACAAGGCATTTACTTTATTAATGGCGTTTCCAGGTTTTGTAGTATCCCTTGTATGGATCAGCATCTGTTTAGCGCAGCTAAAACTTCGCAATTCATATCCCAAAGCCCCGAGTTTTAAATTGTGGGGATTTCCATATGTAACCTTGTTTGCCGTAATCACCTTAAGCATCATTTGTGTAACGTTCGTGTTCAATGAACAGAATCGGATCAGCATCATTGCTTGCCTGATTGTCTTGGCTTCATTAATCTCGATTTCCATTTTTAAATTTAAAAGTGGGGATTTGCAGGAAACAACGATGATAGAAAAGGATATTGCTAAATAA
- a CDS encoding dihydrolipoamide acetyltransferase family protein translates to MMEFKLPDVGEGMHEGEIIQWLIKEGEAVKQDQPIVEVQTDKVNAELTAPAAGVVKKIFFSEGDIVEVGTTIFTIQEENDVSVPDKKMIDEEIQGVQSVDVKVNAEHITTKQHVVRALATPFVRQLAREMKVDIEKVKGSGPAGRITESDLKQFKENNSITLNAKHHDNKMAQEMALMKGAIQAKGMGNEWEERIPLKGIRKKIAEHMVKSVSTIPHVTHVDELEMDQLKEFKNQLKEYSDDKDIKLTFLPFFVKAIVIALKEFKTLNASIDEKTNEIILKNYYHIGIATNTEEGLIVPVIKHADQKTIFQLADEIRQLAAQAREGKLSIDQITGSTFTISNVGPIGGMHATPIINYPEAAILALHKMEHRMVVRDLEGVIRLMMNMSLSFDHRLIDGVTAVHFTNRIKELLENPIRLVVEMR, encoded by the coding sequence ATGATGGAATTTAAACTTCCTGATGTAGGGGAAGGGATGCATGAAGGGGAAATTATCCAATGGCTCATCAAAGAAGGGGAGGCGGTAAAACAGGACCAACCCATTGTTGAGGTGCAAACGGATAAAGTCAATGCGGAATTGACGGCTCCTGCAGCGGGAGTGGTGAAGAAAATATTTTTTTCCGAAGGGGATATCGTGGAAGTGGGAACCACTATATTCACAATTCAGGAAGAGAACGATGTGTCAGTTCCGGATAAAAAGATGATTGACGAAGAAATCCAAGGCGTTCAATCTGTTGATGTAAAAGTAAATGCAGAGCATATTACGACTAAACAGCATGTAGTGCGTGCGTTGGCAACACCATTCGTTCGTCAATTGGCGAGGGAAATGAAGGTTGATATCGAGAAGGTTAAAGGCTCCGGTCCGGCTGGGCGAATTACCGAAAGTGACCTGAAGCAGTTTAAAGAAAATAACTCGATTACACTAAATGCCAAACATCATGACAACAAGATGGCTCAAGAGATGGCCCTGATGAAGGGTGCCATCCAGGCAAAAGGAATGGGAAATGAGTGGGAAGAGAGGATTCCGCTTAAAGGCATTCGAAAAAAAATCGCTGAACATATGGTAAAGTCGGTTTCGACCATTCCTCATGTAACCCATGTAGATGAATTGGAAATGGACCAATTGAAGGAATTTAAAAATCAGTTAAAGGAGTACTCCGATGATAAGGATATTAAGTTGACTTTTTTGCCATTTTTCGTTAAAGCCATTGTCATCGCCTTAAAGGAGTTCAAAACATTAAACGCTTCAATTGATGAAAAGACCAATGAAATCATCCTGAAGAATTATTATCATATTGGGATTGCGACCAATACAGAAGAGGGTCTCATAGTTCCAGTCATAAAACATGCCGATCAAAAGACCATTTTCCAACTGGCTGATGAAATCAGGCAATTGGCAGCCCAAGCCCGAGAAGGGAAGTTGAGCATAGATCAAATCACAGGCAGTACATTTACCATCAGCAATGTAGGACCGATCGGAGGGATGCACGCGACCCCGATCATTAACTATCCGGAAGCGGCCATACTAGCTTTGCATAAAATGGAACATCGCATGGTCGTTCGCGATTTGGAAGGTGTTATCCGTTTAATGATGAATATGTCTCTTTCATTCGATCATCGTTTGATTGATGGGGTAACAGCGGTGCATTTTACCAATAGAATCAAGGAATTGCTGGAAAATCCAATTCGTTTAGTTGTGGAGATGAGATAA
- a CDS encoding Lrp/AsnC family transcriptional regulator — MDEIDVSLLELLQKDGRITISELSKKLALSRPSISERMYRLQEKGIIEGFSARVSPLAIGRGVLVFIQVSELKVPVSDFEQLVKNDLDIIECHRVTGTVGYFLKAALADMDSMRLLIDRLIPYGHLNTSVVLTSPVPSRSILPRINEMEDHGAKS, encoded by the coding sequence ATGGATGAAATAGATGTCAGTTTACTGGAACTTTTACAAAAGGATGGACGCATTACGATTAGTGAACTATCGAAGAAATTGGCTCTCAGTCGACCTAGCATCTCTGAACGTATGTATCGCCTGCAAGAAAAGGGGATCATTGAGGGATTCAGTGCAAGGGTATCACCTCTGGCAATAGGAAGAGGTGTACTTGTGTTCATTCAGGTGAGTGAACTTAAGGTTCCAGTATCCGATTTTGAGCAATTGGTGAAAAATGATTTAGACATTATCGAGTGCCATCGTGTAACAGGAACCGTTGGATATTTTTTGAAAGCGGCTTTGGCTGATATGGACAGCATGAGATTACTGATAGATCGATTAATACCCTATGGACATCTGAATACATCCGTGGTTTTGACATCCCCGGTACCTTCCCGCTCCATCCTTCCTAGGATCAATGAAATGGAGGATCATGGTGCGAAATCCTAG
- a CDS encoding Lrp/AsnC family transcriptional regulator produces the protein MKIDEKDQSILAELTLNSRISMRELAKKVKLSAPTVAERVRQMESFGVIKGYVAEIDHKKIGFPIECIVEATIKNGEYEKFKKYISKVPNVDFCYRIAGQACFMLKIHSESLEEVEEFINRTIPFAATVTHVILSQVEREPE, from the coding sequence ATGAAAATTGATGAAAAAGACCAGAGCATCCTTGCTGAATTAACGTTGAATAGCCGAATTTCCATGAGGGAATTGGCAAAGAAAGTAAAGCTCTCCGCTCCCACCGTTGCCGAACGGGTAAGGCAAATGGAGTCGTTCGGGGTCATTAAAGGGTATGTGGCCGAGATTGATCATAAAAAGATCGGTTTTCCAATTGAGTGTATCGTGGAAGCAACGATAAAAAATGGAGAATATGAGAAATTTAAAAAGTATATCTCCAAGGTGCCGAATGTTGACTTTTGTTATCGAATTGCCGGGCAGGCTTGCTTTATGCTAAAAATCCACAGTGAGAGCCTTGAAGAAGTGGAGGAATTCATCAATCGGACCATTCCGTTTGCGGCAACCGTCACCCATGTGATCCTTTCACAGGTGGAGAGGGAACCGGAATGA
- a CDS encoding catalase family peroxidase, with translation MEGTDDFKPELAREAVNVIENVAGTYPGYRRAHARGYVYEGVFTPNGKASPITVAPHLQDEAVPVIIRFSNSSPIPSHPDAISPVKGMAVKFQLPNGEESDLITVTIPLFFAKTPEAFIDIADFFKSAKEGFPNLKELAKILWKYPESKASLQMLKEMRSPASFSTCQYYSIHAFYFINAEGRRQAIKYEWIPDAGLSMLEKKEVAKHSPEYLVEEMEERLKQGPVGFNLNIQIGGENDPTDDPTTAWSEDKQVITIGHLMISGKSAVFKDTLMFDPTNIPEGIECPEDRILHFRHSAYAVSYERRINNE, from the coding sequence ATGGAGGGAACGGACGACTTTAAACCTGAACTAGCCAGAGAAGCAGTTAATGTGATTGAAAATGTAGCTGGAACATATCCTGGTTATCGGCGTGCGCATGCAAGGGGATATGTTTATGAGGGGGTTTTTACCCCAAACGGAAAAGCGTCCCCAATAACGGTGGCCCCACATCTTCAGGATGAAGCTGTGCCGGTGATCATTCGGTTTTCAAATAGCTCACCGATTCCAAGCCATCCTGATGCCATTTCCCCTGTAAAGGGCATGGCCGTCAAGTTTCAATTGCCGAATGGAGAGGAATCAGATCTCATTACTGTGACCATTCCGTTATTCTTTGCGAAAACACCGGAAGCGTTTATTGATATTGCAGACTTTTTCAAGTCTGCCAAAGAAGGTTTCCCCAATCTGAAAGAGCTTGCAAAAATCCTGTGGAAATACCCTGAAAGCAAGGCAAGCCTGCAAATGCTTAAAGAAATGCGTTCTCCAGCCAGTTTCTCAACTTGTCAATATTACTCCATTCATGCATTCTATTTCATTAACGCGGAAGGAAGGCGGCAGGCCATCAAGTACGAGTGGATACCTGATGCCGGCCTTAGTATGCTAGAAAAAAAGGAGGTGGCCAAGCATTCGCCGGAGTATCTGGTTGAAGAAATGGAAGAGAGGCTCAAGCAAGGTCCGGTGGGCTTTAATTTGAACATCCAAATAGGAGGGGAAAATGACCCGACTGACGATCCAACCACGGCTTGGTCGGAAGATAAACAGGTAATCACGATAGGGCATTTAATGATTTCCGGAAAATCGGCAGTGTTTAAAGATACTTTAATGTTTGATCCAACCAATATTCCTGAAGGAATCGAATGCCCGGAAGACCGAATCTTGCATTTTCGCCATAGTGCGTATGCCGTCTCTTATGAACGTCGGATAAATAACGAATGA
- a CDS encoding carboxymuconolactone decarboxylase family protein, translating into MTRIKKSSQGSSPFQRLFHAEEISHKWSDLSDCISADGKLSKKLKENVRRVLAYGNGCSYCQAKGIPLKPEDMKESYAIAFAEVFLLQREKTEEKFFQVLKEAFSDEEISELLAFICFTTAQQYFGALMDL; encoded by the coding sequence ATGACAAGAATAAAAAAATCATCGCAGGGATCCAGTCCATTTCAAAGATTATTTCATGCTGAAGAGATTTCGCATAAATGGTCGGACCTCTCAGATTGCATATCTGCAGATGGGAAACTTTCAAAGAAGTTAAAGGAAAACGTCAGAAGGGTCCTGGCATACGGTAATGGCTGCTCCTATTGTCAGGCAAAAGGGATTCCACTAAAGCCTGAAGATATGAAAGAAAGTTATGCAATAGCCTTTGCGGAAGTGTTCCTCTTACAACGTGAAAAAACGGAGGAAAAGTTTTTCCAAGTATTGAAGGAGGCATTCAGTGACGAAGAGATTTCTGAACTATTGGCATTCATTTGTTTTACAACAGCCCAGCAATATTTCGGGGCTTTGATGGATTTATAA
- the hisC gene encoding histidinol-phosphate transaminase, giving the protein MTFTKIPVRQNIESISPYVSGKPIEEVQRELGLETIVKLASNENPFGCSALAKEAMITEMEQTSFYPEGMAPALAEKLARKLNINKDHIILGNGSDEVIRLLTRTYIQQNDEVIMADVTFPRYETNVLIDGGTPVKIPLINGVHDLEGIYDAITEKTRMIFVCNPNNPTGTIVQKEKLRSFIEKVPKHILLIIDEAYYEYVDDAEYLETLPLLNMHSNLVILRTFSKIYGLAALRIGYGLMDASIIQELVKVKEPFNTNRLAQAAAFASLDDHPFVEKCVRKNEEGRRYLENELSKMGLTFFPSHANFLMVKLNQPGRNIFEKLLIQGVIIRSGHLLGYENTIRVTIGTPLENERFIASLQHIINETSGT; this is encoded by the coding sequence TTGACCTTTACGAAAATCCCGGTTCGACAAAACATCGAAAGCATCAGCCCATATGTTTCCGGCAAGCCAATTGAAGAGGTGCAACGTGAACTCGGTCTTGAAACGATCGTTAAATTGGCATCCAATGAGAATCCATTCGGTTGCTCAGCTCTAGCAAAAGAAGCCATGATTACCGAAATGGAGCAAACCTCCTTTTATCCTGAAGGTATGGCACCTGCATTAGCTGAAAAGTTGGCAAGGAAATTGAATATCAATAAAGATCATATCATTTTAGGCAATGGATCTGATGAAGTGATTCGTTTGTTAACACGAACCTATATCCAACAAAATGATGAAGTCATCATGGCTGATGTGACATTTCCACGATATGAAACGAATGTATTGATTGACGGCGGCACACCAGTAAAGATACCTCTTATTAATGGTGTACATGACCTGGAGGGGATCTATGATGCCATAACAGAAAAAACAAGAATGATATTTGTCTGTAATCCCAATAATCCGACAGGAACGATCGTTCAAAAAGAAAAGTTACGCTCTTTTATCGAGAAGGTGCCGAAACATATTTTACTGATCATTGATGAAGCATACTATGAATATGTCGATGATGCAGAATATTTAGAAACCTTGCCACTTTTAAATATGCATTCAAATCTGGTCATCTTACGCACTTTTTCAAAGATTTATGGACTGGCTGCATTAAGGATTGGATACGGTTTAATGGATGCTTCCATCATACAAGAGCTAGTTAAAGTGAAGGAACCCTTCAATACCAATCGTTTAGCACAGGCTGCGGCATTCGCTTCCCTCGACGACCATCCATTTGTCGAGAAATGTGTTCGTAAGAATGAGGAAGGAAGAAGATATTTAGAAAACGAACTAAGCAAGATGGGATTAACATTCTTCCCTTCACATGCCAACTTCTTGATGGTTAAACTGAACCAGCCTGGCAGGAACATTTTTGAGAAGTTATTAATTCAAGGTGTCATCATCCGTTCCGGTCATTTGCTAGGCTATGAAAATACTATCCGCGTGACCATCGGCACTCCACTTGAAAACGAGAGGTTCATAGCCTCCTTACAACATATAATCAATGAAACGTCAGGTACATGA
- the lpdA gene encoding dihydrolipoyl dehydrogenase, with product MVVGEVAVETDVIIIGGGPGGYAAAIRLGQLGKSVVLVEKDKLGGVCLNRGCIPSKALIHTADQYQRLNDLGKMGIRLSQERTTMDLGVWQDWKAGITSQLRQGIAHLCKENGVTVVKGQAAFLSDDRIGVETDGDFETYKFEQAIIATGSRPFIPSFIKVDGEYILDSTSSLQLQEVPSSLSIIGGGYIGIELGMAFAKLGTKVTIIEMANRILPQIAENLVKEVTRNAKKLGVNIKTSTRVEKASVVDGHVHLHVSSEEQGAEVVVSEKTLVTIGRIPNTEEIGLNRAGVTVGEKGHIAVDMECRTNVPHIFAIGDTTPGPALAHRASKQGIVAAEVIGGLPSAVDSPNVPYVIFSDPQIAGVGLSREEAEQQGYSVKVGKFPFSANGRALATNETEGFAEVIVDADNHILLGMHMVGADASNLIGEGVLALELAARVEDIALIMHPHPTLTEGWMEAAEAVLGHAIHIVNK from the coding sequence ATGGTAGTAGGGGAAGTTGCTGTAGAGACGGATGTCATCATCATTGGAGGAGGTCCGGGAGGATATGCTGCGGCTATCCGTCTCGGCCAGTTAGGAAAATCGGTCGTGCTGGTTGAAAAGGATAAGCTGGGCGGGGTTTGCCTTAATCGGGGCTGTATACCTTCAAAGGCATTAATTCACACAGCTGATCAATACCAAAGGCTTAACGATTTAGGGAAAATGGGAATCCGGCTATCCCAGGAAAGAACCACTATGGACTTGGGAGTCTGGCAGGATTGGAAAGCGGGCATCACATCTCAGTTGAGGCAAGGAATTGCCCATTTGTGTAAGGAGAATGGAGTGACGGTGGTTAAAGGTCAAGCAGCCTTTTTATCCGATGACCGTATTGGAGTTGAAACCGATGGCGATTTTGAAACCTACAAGTTTGAACAGGCAATTATTGCCACGGGGTCCAGACCTTTCATTCCATCCTTCATTAAAGTGGATGGGGAATATATATTGGATTCAACATCATCTTTGCAGCTGCAGGAAGTTCCATCAAGCTTGTCGATCATTGGCGGTGGATATATCGGAATCGAATTGGGAATGGCATTTGCAAAGCTAGGTACTAAAGTGACCATCATTGAAATGGCCAATCGCATACTCCCCCAAATTGCTGAAAACCTGGTAAAGGAAGTCACCCGGAATGCCAAGAAGCTTGGGGTGAATATCAAAACATCCACGAGGGTAGAAAAGGCGAGTGTAGTGGATGGTCATGTACACCTTCATGTATCCTCGGAAGAACAGGGGGCGGAAGTGGTCGTGAGTGAAAAGACCCTGGTTACAATTGGCAGGATACCTAACACTGAAGAAATTGGCCTGAATCGGGCTGGAGTTACAGTTGGTGAAAAAGGCCATATAGCAGTGGATATGGAATGTCGTACAAATGTGCCGCACATCTTTGCCATCGGTGATACTACACCTGGTCCAGCTCTTGCCCATCGAGCGTCCAAACAGGGAATAGTGGCAGCTGAAGTGATAGGGGGGCTGCCAAGTGCAGTTGACTCACCTAATGTTCCCTATGTAATCTTCTCGGACCCACAAATTGCTGGTGTTGGTTTAAGCCGTGAAGAAGCTGAACAACAGGGCTACAGCGTCAAAGTCGGCAAATTTCCGTTCAGTGCCAATGGAAGGGCGCTTGCAACGAATGAAACGGAAGGATTTGCTGAAGTGATCGTGGATGCCGATAACCACATATTGCTCGGAATGCATATGGTAGGTGCTGATGCTTCCAACCTTATAGGTGAAGGGGTGCTTGCCCTTGAGCTGGCGGCTAGGGTCGAAGATATAGCCCTGATCATGCATCCACATCCAACTTTGACTGAGGGGTGGATGGAAGCGGCTGAGGCAGTTTTGGGACATGCAATCCACATCGTAAATAAGTAG